The window GAATAGATATCGCCGATAATGGCGACACTGAGCGTTCCCGCCGCTGTGGCGCCCAGCCCCTGCAGGAATCGCAGGGCCAGGAGAAGATTGAAATCATGGGTGAATGCGCAGGCCCCTCCGGCGATACCGTAAAGAAGCATACAGGGAACAAGGATGATCTTTCTCCCTATACGGTCGGCGCCCACACCCATCAACAGGGAGAAAAATATCCCAGGCAGGCTGTAAAAAGTAACCAGCAGCCCAACCTGGCTTTTGGTCAGATGCAGCTCTCGCATGATGCCGGGAAACGCCGGTGTGATGCTCGATACGCCGAGCACCACAGTGAGGGTCATGCCGAAAATGATCAGCAGATTGGCATTGAGGGGAACGGTCGTTTGTTCGGTGGAAAGGGTTTTACCGGGTGTCTGCACGAAACCTGACGCCTCGCTTTTTGAATGTGCACATGAAAAATGAACGAACGCTAATATACGAAAAAATCATTGAAAAGTCAGCCGGAGATTGCGTAGTCGGATCATACGCTCGCTGAAGATGCAAGTGAGAGTACCGGCCTGTACTTCCTCGTTCACCGAGGAAAAAAAAGGGAGCAGGATTTCCCCGCTCCCATACATTGACGGACCGCGCCGGAACGACTGAAATCAGACGACGCGGTATGAGGTCAGGTGCATTTGAATGTTAGCTAATTTCATTCTTAAACTTCTTTTTTTTCTGATAATACCTATCGTGATATGTAACTGCCGCATTCATCCAAGATGATTCACCTTTTTCTGGTAGGCTAGAATAGAACTCCCAAAAATCAGCACTATTTAGCAGTGCTGTGAGGGTACTTTGCTTTATGCACATAAACTTGTCTTGGTAAGATGATCTTTTAGGAGGAACATTCTTCTGGATATAAAGTTTTGTATGATGCAGGCAATTTACTGCGATATTAACACAGTCTCTTGCCGCAACAGGGCGAACCACTTCAGCAGGAATAGATATTACTGATCCATTGTCTTTTACATCTATGTACATAGACTTCTCTCTGCCATACTCTAACTGAACCATCAAATCAACACAGGTTTTTATAGCTTCTTTAGTTTTATCAGAGAATGTAATCCAGCTTGAGAAAGCAGCCGTGATTTTGTTAGGGTGGTTTTCGAACTTCTCCTTGATCTTCTTGCAAACACCACCATCTTTAAGATTTCTTCCTTTCGCATCAAATGCAATATATGCCTTTCCCGACTCCTCAATAGAAGCAATTGACAGAAAATAGGCTCCCGCATAATGGGCTTTCGAAAATAATAACTGGGCTTCTTCCAATAGTTCGCCCGCGTTTTTCAATGCAGCATTTTGGTATGCGTCTAAGAGCTCTATAGTTAGAATGTAATTCCTAATTTTTATCATAATTTAATATGAAGGCTTCTATCGCCTAACTATTGTTATCATTTTGGTTTCCATTCACGGGCAAGACGTTGCGCTTCTGATATCTGTTCCGGGGTCATTTTTTCGGCTATATCATCCCGCGATTCACTTGCTGTGTTCTTTTCATTCGCAGGCCATTTCGAGGCGGCAAGGTTTAACCACATATGAGACAAAACATAGTTTTGTGGAACACCCAGACCCAAAGAATACATTAAGCCAAAAAATAATTGAGCTGAAGCATAACCCTGCTCTGCAGATTTACGAAACCATATTACAGCCTCATTATTATCCTGTGGAACACCACTACCTTTAGAATAAATCACACCAAGATTATATTGAGCACCAGCGACACCCTGCTCAGAGGCCTTGCGATACCATCTTATAGCCTCACTGTAGTCCTGTGGGACTCCTTCTTTGCCATTATGATATATTATACC is drawn from Candidatus Latescibacter sp. and contains these coding sequences:
- a CDS encoding MFS transporter; the encoded protein is MQTPGKTLSTEQTTVPLNANLLIIFGMTLTVVLGVSSITPAFPGIMRELHLTKSQVGLLVTFYSLPGIFFSLLMGVGADRIGRKIILVPCMLLYGIAGGACAFTHDFNLLLALRFLQGLGATAAGTLSVAIIGDIYS
- a CDS encoding AbiV family abortive infection protein; the protein is MIKIRNYILTIELLDAYQNAALKNAGELLEEAQLLFSKAHYAGAYFLSIASIEESGKAYIAFDAKGRNLKDGGVCKKIKEKFENHPNKITAAFSSWITFSDKTKEAIKTCVDLMVQLEYGREKSMYIDVKDNGSVISIPAEVVRPVAARDCVNIAVNCLHHTKLYIQKNVPPKRSSYQDKFMCIKQSTLTALLNSADFWEFYSSLPEKGESSWMNAAVTYHDRYYQKKKKFKNEIS